One stretch of Scophthalmus maximus strain ysfricsl-2021 chromosome 12, ASM2237912v1, whole genome shotgun sequence DNA includes these proteins:
- the LOC118289732 gene encoding tau-tubulin kinase 2-like, which translates to MSGAGEHTDILSVADVVRGRWKVARKIGGGGFGEIYEVSDQLSRATVALKVAPAQQPKQVLRMEVAVLKKLQGKDHVCHFVGCGRNDLFNYVVMELQGRNLADLRRTLSPCAFSISTTLRLGKQILEAIESIHSVGFLHRDIKPSNFAMGRLASTSRCCYMLDFGLARQFTNSSQEVRPPRPVAGFRGTVRYASINAHKNKEMGRHDDLWSLFYMLVEFMVGELPWRKIEDREQVGNLKETYVHRLMLKHLPPEFSAFLDHILTLDYYTKPDYELLMSVFDSAMMSHNVLENDRYDWEKCDSEDVPAVADAATTPRVLSRLTPANLYGVRLLALIMRAHTRYKRAQEQELRE; encoded by the exons ATGAGTGGGGCTGGAGAGCACACGGACATCCTGTCAGTGGCAGACGTGGTCAGAGGCAGATGGAAAGTG GCGAGGAAGATCGGCGGAGGCGGGTTTGGGGAGATCTACGAGGTCTCAGACCAGTTGAGCCGGGCCACTGTCGCTCTGAAGGTGGCGCCTGCTCAGCAGCCCAAACAGGTGCTGAGGATGGAGGTGGCCGTGCTGAAGAAGCTTCAGG GCAAAGACCACGTGTGTCACTTCGTGGGCTGTGGCAGGAACGATCTCTTCAACTATGTGGTGATGGAACTCCAG GGGAGGAATCTGGCAGATTTGCGCAGAACCCTGAGCCCCTGTGCCTTTTCCATCTCTACGACCCTGAGACTTGGCAAGCAGATTTTAGAGGCCATCGAGAGCATCCACTCTGTGGGCTTCCTGCACCGCGACATCAAACCG TCTAACTTTGCAATGGGAAGACTGGCCAGTACCTCCAGATGCTGCTACATGCTGGACTTCGGTTTGGCCCGCCAGTTTACTAACTCCAGCCAGGAAGTCCGTCCA CCTCGTCCTGTGGCAGGATTTCGGGGAACCGTGCGATATGCTTCGATCAACGCTCACAAGAATAAG GAGATGGGTCGTCACGATGACCTGTGGTCCCTCTTCTACATGCTGGTCGAATTCATGGTTGGTGAACTTCCCTGGAGGAAAATTGAAGACAGA GAACAGGTAGGAAATCTCAAAGAGACGTACGTCCATCGACTCATGCTGAAGCACCTTCCCCCAGAGTTCAGCGCTTTCCTGGATCATATCTTGACCTTGGACTACTACACTAAGCCTGACTATGAG CTCCTGATGTCAGTGTTTGACAGTGCCATGATGAGCCACAACGTGCTGGAGAACGACCGTTACGACTGGGAGAAGTGTGATTCGGAGGACGTGCCGGCTGTTGCGGACGCAGCAACCACCCCTCGGGTGCTCTCTCGTCTCACGCCAGCAAACTTGTACGGCGTCAGATTGCTCGCTTTAATAATGAGAGCGCACACGCGTTACAAACGAGCACAGGAACAGGAACTGAGAGAGTGA